The following are from one region of the uncultured Fretibacterium sp. genome:
- a CDS encoding molybdopterin-dependent oxidoreductase — protein MASRIERVNEAIGETSRRPERLTPRGPGEIVRVPTVCRMCGQDTGCGAIALVRDGRLLGLEGMKEAPHNRGSLCARAHAAPEWLYSPQRLKSPLVRQGGRRGAPWVPISWGEALDLLAERLLDEKKRYGAESLAVLSPARRSYCGYMMRLLMAHGSPNYGHSGICYVQRSMPFTYTLGGHRPPAADYAQADLMLLWGRSPTCASAPMGGLRALTEARRRGMRVVVIKPTQGGEGRFSDEWLALRPGTDAALALSMLHVVIGEELYDRDFVRDWCFGFAELAEHVRQYTPQWAEGITGVSAGRIREVARRYASTPRAAIDLGNGIEHAPGCSDAARAIAMLIALTGHLERPGGNLWPPRFSMPALKNIELKERITEELASRLVAPEMPLGLQPWELGLASSYKGILDSILTEKPYPIRTLIAAGTQPLASGRGAKTTRAALEKVGFFVVVDVMETAEMEYADLVVPVATFLECEHSLVSWGPWLMAPARAVEPLGDYGSDTDFWVQLGCRLGYPDLFWDGDAERSFDEQLEPTGLSMAELRKHPFGVSGAVLPRTYERYGEFFGAIGPGLDRSPYLPRGKVALYNEAFEAAGLSPLPEWREVPEGVTATPSLAERFPLILSDHHGSVMYNSSWLRNVPSLRRMAPEPELEIHPEAARSCGVADGDRVEVRSPHGTMVVRARVTEDIRRDTVMILHGFWQGCEELGLPGYSLFDGGANPNNLYPLGEHARDPAVTANSSQTLVTVRRIE, from the coding sequence ATGGCTTCCAGGATCGAGAGGGTCAACGAGGCCATCGGCGAGACGTCGAGGAGGCCCGAGCGCCTGACGCCTCGAGGCCCGGGGGAGATCGTGAGGGTCCCCACCGTATGCCGCATGTGCGGTCAGGATACCGGCTGCGGGGCGATAGCCCTGGTGCGGGACGGTCGTCTGCTCGGCCTGGAGGGGATGAAGGAGGCCCCCCACAACAGGGGCAGCCTCTGCGCCCGAGCCCATGCGGCCCCCGAATGGCTTTATTCCCCGCAGCGGCTGAAATCCCCCCTGGTGCGGCAGGGAGGGCGCAGGGGGGCGCCGTGGGTCCCCATTTCCTGGGGGGAGGCGCTCGACCTTCTGGCGGAGCGTCTGCTGGACGAGAAGAAACGCTACGGGGCGGAATCCCTGGCCGTGCTCTCGCCGGCCAGGCGCAGCTACTGCGGGTACATGATGCGCCTCCTGATGGCCCACGGGAGCCCGAACTACGGTCACAGCGGCATCTGCTACGTTCAGCGGAGCATGCCCTTCACCTACACCCTGGGCGGCCATCGCCCTCCGGCCGCGGACTACGCCCAGGCCGACCTGATGCTGCTCTGGGGCCGGAGCCCCACCTGCGCCAGTGCTCCGATGGGGGGGCTGCGTGCCCTGACGGAGGCCAGGCGGCGGGGCATGCGCGTGGTGGTGATAAAACCCACCCAGGGCGGGGAGGGCCGTTTTTCCGACGAGTGGCTGGCGCTGCGCCCCGGGACGGACGCGGCCCTGGCCCTGTCCATGCTGCACGTGGTGATCGGCGAGGAGCTTTACGACCGTGATTTCGTGAGGGATTGGTGCTTCGGGTTCGCGGAGCTCGCGGAACATGTGCGGCAGTACACGCCCCAATGGGCGGAGGGCATAACGGGGGTCTCGGCCGGGCGGATCCGCGAGGTGGCGCGGCGTTACGCGTCGACGCCCCGGGCGGCTATCGACCTGGGCAACGGCATCGAGCACGCGCCCGGCTGCAGCGACGCCGCCCGGGCCATCGCCATGCTGATCGCCCTGACGGGACACCTGGAGAGGCCGGGGGGCAACTTGTGGCCGCCTCGGTTCTCGATGCCCGCACTGAAGAACATCGAGCTGAAGGAGCGGATCACGGAGGAGCTGGCCTCCCGTCTGGTGGCGCCGGAGATGCCGCTCGGCCTCCAGCCATGGGAGCTGGGGCTGGCCTCCTCCTACAAGGGGATCCTCGACAGCATCCTCACGGAGAAGCCCTATCCGATCCGAACCCTGATCGCCGCGGGGACTCAGCCTCTGGCGAGCGGCAGAGGGGCCAAGACGACCCGGGCCGCTTTGGAGAAGGTGGGGTTCTTCGTCGTGGTGGACGTGATGGAGACGGCGGAGATGGAGTACGCCGACCTGGTCGTTCCCGTGGCCACCTTCCTGGAGTGCGAGCATTCCCTGGTGTCGTGGGGCCCCTGGCTGATGGCTCCCGCCCGGGCGGTGGAGCCCTTGGGGGACTATGGGTCCGACACCGACTTCTGGGTCCAGCTGGGGTGCCGGCTGGGATACCCCGACCTCTTCTGGGACGGGGACGCCGAGCGGAGCTTCGACGAGCAGCTGGAGCCTACGGGACTGTCCATGGCCGAGCTGAGAAAACATCCCTTTGGGGTCTCGGGGGCCGTTCTGCCCCGGACCTACGAGAGGTATGGGGAATTCTTCGGCGCGATCGGCCCCGGGCTGGACCGATCGCCCTATCTCCCCAGGGGGAAGGTCGCGCTTTACAACGAGGCGTTCGAGGCCGCGGGACTCTCGCCCCTCCCGGAGTGGCGGGAGGTTCCCGAGGGGGTTACGGCGACGCCCTCCCTGGCGGAGCGGTTCCCCTTGATCCTGTCCGATCATCACGGGTCCGTGATGTACAACTCGAGCTGGCTGCGGAACGTCCCCTCCCTGCGGAGGATGGCGCCGGAGCCGGAGCTCGAGATTCACCCCGAGGCGGCGCGGAGCTGCGGCGTTGCCGACGGCGACAGGGTGGAGGTGCGTTCCCCTCATGGGACGATGGTGGTCCGGGCCAGGGTCACCGAGGACATTCGCAGGGATACGGTCATGATCCTGCACGGTTTCTGGCAGGGGTGCGAGGAGCTTGGGCTTCCGGGCTACAGCCTTTTCGACGGCGGGGCCAACCCCAACAACCTCTATCCCCTGGGGGAGCACGCGCGGGACCCGGCGGTAACGGCCAACAGCTCTCAGACCCTGGTAACCGTGAGGCGGATCGAGTAA
- a CDS encoding ABC transporter permease: MEPSLKSGRLGFMCKHLLKRLGSSLIVLFLVSVIIFVLIHSQPGNPFASMISHDTDPAFVAERMEAMGYNDLLPMRYVKWLSRVFQGDWGYSIQYKAPVMEIIAYRLGNTVLLSGMAFVISALIALCLGIFSAAQKGRWSDTLITVLSFVGISLPTFFVALLFIKIFSYDFAFLPPTGMITPGTKLMGWAYFVDVVRHMIMPVLVLVATHAAILLRYVRSGMIEILRQNYIRTARVKGLNRFRTVIVHGFRNIFVPVITILCVQFPNLLSGAVVTETVFVWPGIGRLNYDAILARDYPLIMAITMVLATSVVGMNFIGDFLCFMADPESRLKL, encoded by the coding sequence ATGGAGCCGTCACTTAAGTCAGGAAGGCTTGGATTCATGTGCAAACATTTGCTTAAGCGCTTGGGGAGCTCCTTGATCGTGCTGTTCCTGGTGTCCGTTATTATTTTTGTGCTGATTCACTCGCAACCAGGCAATCCATTTGCATCCATGATCTCACACGATACAGATCCGGCTTTTGTAGCTGAGCGAATGGAGGCAATGGGGTACAACGACTTGTTGCCTATGCGTTATGTTAAATGGCTGAGTCGAGTCTTTCAGGGCGATTGGGGATACTCCATTCAGTACAAAGCGCCCGTGATGGAAATAATAGCCTATCGCCTTGGAAACACTGTCCTGTTATCGGGGATGGCCTTTGTTATCAGTGCCTTGATTGCACTCTGTTTGGGGATCTTTTCAGCTGCTCAAAAAGGTCGTTGGTCCGATACGCTGATTACCGTGCTGTCTTTTGTGGGTATATCATTGCCAACTTTTTTTGTGGCACTTTTATTCATCAAGATATTTAGCTATGATTTCGCTTTTTTGCCCCCTACGGGTATGATAACGCCTGGCACAAAATTGATGGGTTGGGCCTATTTCGTAGATGTCGTGCGTCATATGATTATGCCAGTTTTAGTTCTTGTGGCTACGCATGCGGCGATATTGTTACGCTATGTGCGTAGCGGTATGATTGAAATTTTGAGGCAAAATTACATCCGTACTGCGCGAGTAAAAGGCCTCAATCGCTTTCGGACGGTTATTGTACATGGATTTCGCAACATCTTTGTTCCTGTCATCACGATACTGTGCGTTCAATTTCCCAACCTCCTCTCTGGAGCCGTTGTCACAGAAACTGTTTTCGTATGGCCTGGTATTGGCCGATTAAACTATGATGCTATTCTGGCCCGAGATTATCCGTTAATCATGGCCATAACAATGGTGTTGGCTACTTCTGTAGTAGGCATGAATTTTATCGGCGATTTTCTCTGCTTTATGGCAGATCCGGAGTCTCGCTTGAAGTTATAG
- a CDS encoding amino acid ABC transporter permease: MRFDLQVFLDILRAMPWGVWQTLCISFLSFLGALVLAFAVAMIDYYDMPLLKGLSRVYLSIFRGTPLIAQMFFLYFGMPVLFPAFRSLSSYWAGVVSLAMNMGAYMSETLRGALNAVPEGQREAALTIGMTEGQLMRRIVLPQALRIAIPPLSNNLIDTIKGSSVVFTVGVVDLMAVAKMKSAVGLRYFEGYAAAMLMYWLIITFATRVQRRLELRLSRAYRR, encoded by the coding sequence ATGAGATTCGACCTCCAGGTTTTTCTCGATATCCTCAGGGCCATGCCGTGGGGGGTCTGGCAGACGCTCTGCATATCGTTCCTGTCGTTTCTGGGGGCGCTGGTGCTGGCCTTTGCCGTCGCCATGATCGACTACTACGATATGCCGCTCCTGAAGGGCCTGTCGCGCGTGTACCTGTCGATCTTCCGGGGAACGCCCCTGATCGCGCAGATGTTCTTTCTGTACTTCGGGATGCCGGTGCTCTTCCCGGCATTCCGGAGCCTGAGCTCGTATTGGGCCGGGGTCGTCAGCCTTGCCATGAACATGGGAGCCTACATGTCAGAGACCCTGCGCGGGGCCCTGAACGCCGTCCCCGAGGGGCAGAGGGAGGCCGCCCTGACCATCGGCATGACGGAGGGGCAGCTGATGCGGCGCATCGTCCTTCCGCAGGCGCTGCGGATCGCGATCCCCCCGCTCTCGAACAACCTGATCGACACGATCAAGGGATCGTCGGTCGTCTTCACCGTCGGGGTCGTGGACCTGATGGCCGTCGCGAAGATGAAGAGCGCCGTCGGCCTGCGCTATTTCGAGGGATATGCGGCCGCCATGCTGATGTACTGGCTCATCATCACGTTCGCGACCCGCGTGCAGCGCCGCCTGGAACTTCGGCTGAGCCGCGCATACCGGCGTTAG
- a CDS encoding Na+/H+ antiporter NhaC family protein: protein MNNERKSSGLPLLPFLIFIAIYMGAGIILQIQGVEMAFYQFPSVVAMFIAVIVGFAIHYKTGVNGNFAIFAKGAGNEDILTMLMIFLLAGAFSTVASAMGGIDSTVNLGVSIIPASMLTVGIFLISGFLSIATGSSMGTVAALVPIALGIVDKAGLNLPIVMAACLSGAMLGDNLSMISDTTIAATRTQNVELKDKFRTNFWITLPAALVTCVLLVKFGSPDTTIAIQADGYSLVKVIPYLLVLVLALIGMNVFEVLLIGIVAAGTIGIGYGDLGALEFAAKIWEGFKGMIEVFLLSMLAGGIAEMTRHYGGINWFLDKVSGLFTGRKSAKVGLCFLAGLTDMATANNTVAIIVDGAMAKDISKRYEIDPRTTASILDIFSCIFQGLIPYGAQFLLIASLTKGRVSPMEVIPCNWYLFLLGGFTILSFFFPAYERLTLKGKWNWDENRPVAAPEK, encoded by the coding sequence ATGAACAACGAAAGGAAAAGCAGCGGTTTACCCCTCTTACCTTTTCTGATCTTTATTGCTATCTACATGGGGGCGGGAATCATCCTGCAGATCCAGGGCGTCGAGATGGCATTCTATCAGTTTCCCTCAGTAGTGGCCATGTTCATTGCGGTTATCGTCGGTTTCGCAATTCACTACAAAACCGGAGTGAACGGGAACTTCGCTATCTTTGCCAAAGGCGCCGGCAACGAAGATATCTTGACGATGCTGATGATCTTCCTCCTTGCGGGAGCGTTTTCAACGGTTGCAAGCGCAATGGGAGGGATCGACTCAACGGTCAACCTCGGAGTTTCCATCATCCCGGCCTCGATGCTGACCGTGGGGATCTTCCTGATCTCGGGGTTCCTGTCCATTGCAACAGGTTCGTCAATGGGGACGGTAGCGGCGCTGGTTCCTATCGCACTCGGCATTGTAGATAAGGCGGGATTGAACCTTCCGATCGTTATGGCGGCATGCCTCAGCGGCGCTATGCTCGGAGACAACCTGTCCATGATCTCAGATACGACGATCGCAGCGACAAGGACTCAGAATGTCGAGCTCAAGGATAAGTTCAGAACGAATTTCTGGATCACGCTTCCGGCAGCATTGGTGACCTGCGTCCTGCTCGTGAAGTTCGGGAGCCCCGATACTACCATTGCGATCCAGGCAGACGGCTATTCGCTGGTGAAGGTCATTCCTTACCTTCTGGTGCTGGTTCTCGCCCTCATCGGCATGAACGTGTTTGAAGTCCTGCTCATCGGCATTGTCGCGGCGGGAACGATCGGCATTGGGTATGGAGATCTTGGCGCGCTCGAGTTTGCGGCCAAGATCTGGGAAGGATTCAAGGGCATGATCGAGGTATTCCTCCTCTCGATGCTTGCGGGCGGAATAGCGGAAATGACCAGGCATTACGGCGGCATCAACTGGTTCCTTGACAAAGTCAGCGGGCTTTTCACGGGCAGGAAGTCTGCGAAGGTTGGGCTCTGCTTTCTTGCAGGGCTTACGGATATGGCGACGGCCAACAATACCGTGGCGATCATCGTCGATGGGGCCATGGCCAAGGATATCAGCAAAAGGTATGAGATCGACCCACGTACGACAGCCTCGATCCTCGACATATTCTCCTGTATTTTCCAGGGACTCATCCCCTATGGCGCGCAGTTTCTGCTTATCGCCAGCCTTACCAAGGGCAGAGTGAGCCCGATGGAGGTCATTCCCTGTAATTGGTATCTCTTCCTTCTGGGGGGATTCACGATCCTCTCGTTCTTCTTCCCGGCATATGAGAGGCTCACGTTGAAGGGTAAATGGAACTGGGATGAGAACAGGCCGGTTGCTGCGCCTGAGAAGTAA
- a CDS encoding Mbeg1-like protein, with the protein MANIFDYLEWRGDVPFSTDPFNEVDNLVLAELAYTDFDGVVAPQGEPVPVRAVRDRYFRLHTRAEVRGRRTFTGPAPLLLDPLADSVRYRDMRIAWYRNHVSVKESVQMAAVTLWPGDGTVYAAFRGTDNTLVGWKEDFTFSYLTETPGQRMAVEYLNERFRDGSLPIRVGGHSKGGNFAVYASVFCDEGVRRRIRDVFTNDGPGFANAVTRLPAYRDLASWIVSIVPEDSLVGILMNSAVDHRIIRSSNRGPTAHDALSWLVRGNRFIPVEERSGFSVFFERSMRAWLADLSDGEKRRFVESIFGVLESTGSRTLEEMRQTPVQSAFAVLRAARGLSPDRQRQVLAILTRLAVTGGTVFAQNVNGGASEFRRRLSDWLRGGPVD; encoded by the coding sequence TTGGCGAACATCTTCGACTACCTGGAATGGCGCGGCGACGTCCCCTTCTCCACGGACCCGTTCAACGAGGTGGACAACCTCGTCCTCGCCGAGCTGGCGTATACGGACTTCGACGGCGTCGTGGCGCCCCAGGGCGAGCCCGTCCCCGTCCGTGCGGTGCGCGACCGGTACTTCCGCCTGCACACGCGCGCGGAGGTGCGGGGCAGAAGGACCTTTACCGGCCCCGCCCCGCTGCTGCTGGATCCGCTTGCGGACTCCGTCCGGTATCGGGACATGCGGATAGCCTGGTACCGCAACCACGTCTCCGTGAAGGAGAGCGTGCAGATGGCGGCCGTCACGCTGTGGCCGGGCGACGGCACGGTCTACGCGGCCTTCCGGGGCACCGACAACACCCTGGTCGGGTGGAAGGAGGACTTCACCTTCAGCTACCTGACCGAGACGCCCGGCCAGAGAATGGCCGTGGAGTACCTGAACGAACGCTTCCGCGACGGCTCCCTGCCCATTCGCGTGGGCGGGCACTCCAAGGGCGGCAACTTCGCCGTCTACGCCTCTGTCTTCTGCGACGAGGGGGTTCGGAGGAGGATTCGGGACGTCTTCACCAACGACGGCCCCGGCTTCGCGAACGCCGTCACGCGGCTGCCGGCCTATCGGGACCTCGCTTCCTGGATCGTCAGCATCGTCCCGGAGGACTCCCTCGTCGGCATCCTGATGAACAGCGCCGTGGACCACAGGATCATTCGGAGCTCCAACAGGGGGCCGACCGCACACGACGCGCTGTCTTGGCTGGTCCGGGGAAACCGCTTCATCCCTGTGGAGGAGAGGAGCGGCTTCAGCGTGTTCTTCGAGCGCTCCATGCGGGCCTGGCTTGCGGACCTCTCGGACGGCGAGAAGCGCCGCTTCGTCGAGTCCATCTTCGGCGTCCTGGAGTCCACGGGCTCGCGGACCCTGGAGGAGATGCGCCAGACCCCCGTGCAGAGCGCCTTTGCCGTCCTCAGGGCCGCGCGCGGGCTGTCGCCCGACCGGCAGAGACAGGTCCTCGCCATCCTGACGCGGCTTGCCGTAACGGGCGGGACGGTCTTTGCACAAAACGTCAATGGAGGCGCGTCGGAGTTCCGGCGGCGTCTGTCCGATTGGCTGAGGGGCGGCCCGGTGGACTGA
- a CDS encoding amino acid ABC transporter ATP-binding protein, with the protein MLRISRLRKSFGEQRVLDGIDLEVRDGEVLSLLGPSGTGKSTLLRCLIGLERADEGMLRIDEAPPFDLRRLGRASLHRLRRSFSMVFQNHNLFVNKTALENILEPMVTVQRMPRGDAGKEAMRILALVGMEDKADAYPIQLSGGEAQRIGIGRALAVHAPIMLFDEPTSSLDPERVREVLDVIRLLADKRRTMLIVTHELEFARKVSTRIAFMNEGRIAAIGAPEEIWSDPNPRLRRFLESMSKRE; encoded by the coding sequence ATGCTTCGGATATCCCGGCTGAGGAAATCGTTTGGAGAACAAAGGGTGCTGGATGGAATAGACCTCGAGGTCCGGGACGGGGAGGTGCTCTCCCTCCTGGGGCCGAGCGGGACGGGGAAGTCGACCCTGCTGCGCTGCCTCATCGGGCTGGAGCGGGCCGACGAGGGGATGCTCCGCATCGACGAGGCTCCCCCCTTCGACCTCCGGCGTCTGGGAAGGGCGTCCCTGCACCGCCTGAGGCGATCCTTCTCGATGGTCTTTCAGAACCACAACCTTTTCGTCAACAAGACCGCCTTGGAGAACATCCTGGAGCCGATGGTCACGGTGCAGCGGATGCCCCGCGGGGATGCCGGGAAAGAGGCCATGCGGATCCTCGCGCTCGTGGGGATGGAGGACAAGGCCGACGCCTATCCGATCCAGCTGAGCGGCGGGGAGGCCCAGAGGATCGGGATAGGACGCGCTCTGGCGGTCCATGCCCCCATCATGCTCTTCGACGAGCCGACCTCGTCGCTGGACCCGGAACGCGTTCGGGAGGTCCTGGACGTCATCCGGCTGCTCGCCGACAAGAGGCGCACGATGCTCATCGTCACCCACGAGCTGGAGTTCGCGCGGAAGGTCTCGACGCGCATCGCCTTCATGAACGAGGGGCGTATCGCGGCGATCGGGGCCCCGGAGGAGATATGGTCCGACCCCAATCCCCGGCTGCGGCGTTTTCTGGAGAGCATGTCGAAGAGGGAGTAG
- a CDS encoding protein phosphatase 2C domain-containing protein, with the protein MKMKAEGCGLTHVRTNRNLWTWGLYGMAQDLGKRREQQDFFGFYPYYPNQEDDFAFIRHGGFLGILCDGMGGLQNGREAAVCAVNDFRNAYGDKRSNESIPDALLRSVHHCNQEVLSLARSLGQEENCGTTLVAAVMHAYSLHWISVGDSHIYLCHNGQPRLLNKEHVYANELELAVQRGLLTAEDAAAHPAREALTSFIGITELEEISRGSEEIIFPGSSVMLCSDGLSKVLTLEEIHEAFVPDPQEWAQRMVCAVLDKKNPYQDNVTVIVITRQDVAAASVIRDREQGGKPNTDYNGLMSRGITRTREG; encoded by the coding sequence ATGAAGATGAAAGCGGAGGGATGCGGATTGACCCACGTTAGGACAAACAGGAATCTCTGGACCTGGGGGCTTTACGGCATGGCCCAGGATTTGGGCAAACGCAGGGAGCAGCAGGATTTTTTCGGGTTTTATCCTTATTATCCCAACCAGGAGGATGACTTTGCTTTTATTCGGCACGGGGGGTTTCTGGGTATTTTGTGCGATGGCATGGGAGGCCTGCAGAACGGCAGGGAGGCTGCCGTCTGTGCCGTCAACGACTTTCGGAATGCTTATGGGGACAAAAGAAGCAACGAGTCTATTCCCGACGCGCTGCTGCGGTCGGTTCATCACTGCAACCAGGAAGTCCTTTCCCTGGCCCGCAGCCTGGGGCAGGAAGAAAATTGCGGCACCACGCTGGTGGCGGCAGTCATGCACGCATATTCGCTCCATTGGATATCCGTAGGAGACAGCCATATTTACCTCTGTCATAACGGGCAGCCTCGTCTTTTGAACAAAGAGCACGTCTACGCCAACGAGCTGGAGCTTGCGGTACAGCGCGGCTTGCTGACTGCGGAAGACGCGGCGGCGCATCCGGCAAGGGAAGCCTTGACGAGCTTCATCGGGATAACCGAACTCGAGGAGATCAGCCGGGGGAGTGAAGAAATTATCTTTCCCGGTTCAAGCGTCATGCTGTGTTCGGACGGGCTCTCAAAGGTCCTGACGCTGGAGGAAATACACGAGGCCTTTGTCCCGGATCCTCAGGAATGGGCCCAACGGATGGTCTGCGCCGTTCTGGATAAGAAAAATCCTTACCAGGACAACGTGACCGTTATCGTGATCACCCGTCAGGATGTGGCTGCTGCTTCCGTAATCCGAGACCGTGAGCAGGGAGGAAAACCGAATACAGACTATAATGGGCTCATGAGCAGAGGGATTACGAGGACGCGAGAGGGTTGA
- a CDS encoding uroporphyrinogen decarboxylase family protein → MSSLVEQYLHGLEIKPDELTAVEREKLLHEGKEVDRIPCCIDTGETLAPMIGIKVKDYYFSSEKMLELEMYIYDTFHSDGAGLSTTLRGMAEAMGTKIRYFDHNIAQVEETAIRSLDEVERLRPVDVDRDGRLPIILKGLELVKDKLGDKVPVSGTVTGPFTVAAMVAGTENLLIGMVKQPEKVHQLLQIVTENNRRYIERMLEIGVGIGFADPVSTTSILRARQYREFSLPYFQKNVDFIKENGAGCGLHICGKSKAIWEDLNTTGIGCFGLDNIEDLEDAKEILGPHMAIQGNVPPVDVLRFGTPQDVLRSSKECIRKAWDSPGGFTLTSGCQTPMDTPAENLQALMDAARIFGRYPMNTELLAMDDD, encoded by the coding sequence TTGAGCAGCCTGGTGGAGCAGTATTTACATGGGCTTGAGATTAAGCCTGACGAATTGACCGCTGTCGAGAGAGAGAAGCTCTTACACGAGGGCAAAGAGGTTGACCGAATTCCGTGCTGTATCGACACCGGAGAGACTCTTGCACCGATGATAGGGATCAAGGTCAAGGACTATTATTTCTCATCGGAAAAAATGCTGGAGCTGGAGATGTACATCTACGACACGTTTCATTCGGACGGAGCCGGACTGTCGACGACTCTGAGAGGCATGGCGGAAGCCATGGGAACCAAGATACGGTACTTCGACCATAACATTGCTCAGGTCGAGGAGACGGCGATACGCTCTCTGGATGAAGTGGAGAGACTTCGTCCTGTGGACGTCGACAGGGACGGCAGGCTGCCCATCATTCTCAAGGGGCTCGAGTTGGTCAAGGACAAGCTGGGCGACAAAGTACCGGTGAGCGGAACCGTAACGGGGCCGTTCACCGTCGCGGCAATGGTTGCCGGCACGGAGAATCTTCTGATTGGCATGGTGAAGCAGCCGGAAAAAGTACATCAACTGCTGCAGATCGTCACCGAGAACAACAGGCGCTATATCGAGAGGATGCTTGAGATTGGAGTAGGCATCGGCTTTGCGGATCCCGTAAGCACCACCTCAATTTTGAGGGCAAGGCAGTACAGGGAGTTCTCGCTTCCGTATTTTCAAAAGAACGTGGATTTCATCAAAGAGAACGGCGCTGGGTGCGGGCTGCACATCTGCGGAAAGAGTAAGGCAATCTGGGAAGACCTGAATACGACCGGGATTGGCTGCTTTGGACTGGATAACATAGAAGATCTTGAAGACGCCAAAGAGATCCTCGGCCCACATATGGCCATTCAGGGCAACGTACCTCCTGTGGATGTCTTGAGATTCGGCACGCCGCAGGACGTTCTGAGGTCGTCAAAGGAGTGTATCAGGAAGGCATGGGATTCGCCTGGCGGATTCACCTTGACCTCCGGCTGTCAAACGCCTATGGACACGCCGGCGGAGAATTTACAGGCATTGATGGATGCCGCGAGAATTTTCGGCAGATATCCCATGAATACAGAGCTCTTGGCGATGGATGACGATTGA
- the nhaC gene encoding Na+/H+ antiporter NhaC, giving the protein MVESERQHQRRPSLSQAVWALAFVIAVIVVGIRQKVGMTAPLAMGAMAAACVSLLLGSSWRSVQQGIVQGISQSLVAVCIIILVGMLIGLWIVGGTVPTIIYYGLHLIYPEMFLPVTFVICCITSLATGTSFGTIGTVGLALMSIGLGLGVPSAMTAGAIASGAFFGDKMSPLSDTTNVAPAIAGTDLFKHIGSMLWTTFPAAVISFGLYWFIGRDYGAGQVNWETVNEIRSTLAGAFSLGVVTLIPAVLVILLSVFRLPALATLTLGICCSGLCAAFSQGLGFKALLAASMHGYSSATGVAMVDKILSRGGIDMMSGTLIMLIGAMAMGGLLEQSRVLSVIIEALMRHVRGALGLILSTIAACYATLGVTGNMMLAIILPGKTFKPVFDRMGIAPEVLSRTLEDAGTLGSVIVPWGIPALFLMGALSVDASFIPYVFLSLISPLFAILYAATGFAFRREARDPSVD; this is encoded by the coding sequence ATGGTGGAATCGGAACGGCAGCATCAGCGGAGGCCCTCCCTGTCCCAGGCGGTCTGGGCCCTCGCCTTCGTGATTGCGGTGATCGTGGTCGGTATCCGGCAGAAGGTGGGCATGACGGCCCCGCTGGCCATGGGGGCCATGGCGGCGGCCTGCGTCTCGCTGCTGCTCGGCAGCTCGTGGAGGAGCGTCCAGCAGGGGATCGTCCAGGGGATATCGCAGAGTCTGGTGGCCGTCTGCATCATCATCCTGGTCGGAATGCTGATCGGCCTGTGGATCGTGGGCGGGACCGTGCCGACGATCATCTATTACGGGCTGCACCTGATCTATCCCGAGATGTTCCTCCCCGTGACCTTCGTGATCTGCTGCATCACGTCCCTCGCCACGGGGACCTCCTTCGGGACGATCGGCACGGTCGGCCTGGCCCTGATGAGCATCGGGCTCGGCCTCGGCGTCCCATCGGCCATGACGGCGGGGGCCATCGCCTCGGGCGCCTTCTTCGGCGACAAGATGTCCCCCCTGTCGGACACGACGAACGTCGCTCCGGCCATAGCCGGAACCGACCTCTTCAAGCACATCGGGTCCATGCTCTGGACGACGTTCCCCGCGGCCGTGATCTCCTTCGGGCTTTATTGGTTCATCGGAAGGGACTATGGGGCGGGCCAGGTGAATTGGGAGACGGTGAACGAGATCCGGTCGACCCTGGCGGGCGCCTTCTCGCTTGGCGTCGTCACGCTGATCCCCGCCGTCCTCGTGATCCTGCTGTCGGTGTTCAGGCTTCCCGCTCTGGCGACCCTGACGCTGGGAATCTGCTGCAGCGGCCTCTGCGCCGCGTTCTCTCAGGGTCTGGGGTTCAAGGCCCTCCTGGCGGCCTCCATGCACGGATACAGCAGCGCCACGGGGGTCGCCATGGTGGATAAGATCCTCTCCCGCGGCGGGATCGACATGATGTCGGGGACGCTCATCATGCTCATCGGGGCCATGGCCATGGGAGGGCTCCTGGAACAGAGCCGCGTGCTCTCGGTCATCATCGAAGCCCTGATGCGCCACGTGAGGGGAGCCCTGGGGCTGATCCTCTCGACGATCGCCGCCTGCTACGCGACTCTGGGCGTGACGGGCAACATGATGCTGGCGATCATCCTCCCGGGAAAGACCTTCAAGCCCGTTTTCGACCGGATGGGCATCGCCCCCGAGGTCCTCTCGAGGACCCTGGAGGACGCGGGCACCCTGGGAAGCGTGATCGTTCCGTGGGGGATCCCGGCCCTGTTCCTGATGGGGGCGCTCTCCGTCGATGCCTCCTTCATCCCCTACGTCTTCCTGAGCCTGATCTCGCCGCTCTTCGCCATCCTCTACGCCGCCACGGGGTTCGCGTTCCGGCGCGAGGCGCGAGATCCCTCCGTGGACTGA